From a region of the Odontesthes bonariensis isolate fOdoBon6 chromosome 2, fOdoBon6.hap1, whole genome shotgun sequence genome:
- the gins1 gene encoding DNA replication complex GINS protein PSF1, giving the protein MFCEKATELIRELHRMSDGQLPAFNEDGLRQVLQEMEALYEQNQADVNEAKGGGRAELIPSIKLRHCCLLRNQRCVTAYLYDRLLRIRALRWEYGSVLPANVRFHMCAEEVQWFAQYKKSLASFMRSLGGGEGLDITQDVKPPKSLYIQVRCLKDHGEFEIDDGTVVLLKKNSQHFLPRWKCEQLIRQGVLEHVLS; this is encoded by the exons ATGTTCTGTGAgaaagccaccgagctgatcaGGGAGCTGCACCGGATGAGCGACGGACAGCTGCCCGCGTTTAAC GAGGACgggctgcggcaggttctgcaGGAGATGGAGGCGCTGTACGAACAGAACCAGGCTGACGT GAACGAGGCGAAGGGCGGCGGCCGAGCTGAGCTCATCCCCTCCATCAAGCTACGTCACTGCTGCCTGCTGAGGAACCAGCGCTGCGTCACCGCCTACCT GTACGACCGGCTCCTGCGGATCCGGGCGCTGCGCTGGGAGTACGGCAGCGTGCTGCCGGCCAACGTTCGCTTCCACATGTGCGCTGAGGAG GTGCAGTGGTTCGCTCAGTACAAGAAGTCCCTGGCCTCCTTCATGCGCTCCCTCGGGGGGGGCGAGGGGCTGGACATCACGCAGGACGTGAAGCCCCCCAAGAGCCTCTACATCCAG GTGAGGTGCCTGAAGGACCACGGGGAGTTCGAGATCGACGACGGGACGGTGGTCCTGCTGAAGAAGAACAGCCAG CACTTCCTGCCGCGGTGGAAATGTGAGCAGCTGATTCGTCAGGGCGTCCTGGAGCACGTGCTGTCGTGA